One stretch of Miscanthus floridulus cultivar M001 chromosome 18, ASM1932011v1, whole genome shotgun sequence DNA includes these proteins:
- the LOC136522973 gene encoding GTP-binding nuclear protein Ran-3-like, whose amino-acid sequence MFDVTSRLTYKNVPTWHRDISWVCENILVVLCGNKVNVKNRQVKAKSVTYHRKEYYFEKPFLYLARKIAGNMDLEFVEEIALIPADVTIDVAAQQKIDKEIELAAAIPLPDEDDDNMD is encoded by the exons ATGTTTGACGTCACCTCAAGGCTCACCTACAAGAATGTTCCCACCTGGCACAGGGACATCAGCTg GGTGTGTGAGAACATCCTGGTTGTCCTGTGCGGCAACAAGGTGAATGTGAAGAACCGGCAGGTGAAAGCCAAGTCGGTGACTTACCACAGGAAGGAGTACTACTTTGAGAAGCCTTTTCTCTACCTTGCAAGGAAGATCGCAGG GAACATGGACCTCGAGTTCGTCGAAGAGATAGCCCTCATCCCTGCTGACGTGACCATCGACGTTGCTGCGCAGCAAAA GATTGACAAAGAGATCGAACTTGCTGCAGCGATTCCCCTACCGGATGAGGACGATGATAACATGGATTGA